In Candidatus Hydrogenedentota bacterium, a single window of DNA contains:
- a CDS encoding helix-turn-helix domain-containing protein gives MYLSIRDAAKMAGVSPSTIRRLIASGALTARRFGHQWRIPKTALSLDPKEGRGLE, from the coding sequence GTGTATCTGTCAATCCGCGACGCGGCCAAAATGGCCGGAGTCTCCCCCTCAACGATCCGTCGCCTCATTGCGAGCGGCGCGCTCACCGCGCGAAGGTTCGGGCACCAATGGCGCATTCCCAAGACCGCGCTTTCCCTTGACCCGAAGGAGGGGCGCGGCCTTGAGTAA